One Candidatus Poribacteria bacterium DNA segment encodes these proteins:
- a CDS encoding ABC transporter ATP-binding protein, which translates to MDSNSSDSPNTASVSRPSAVKTLRRFCFVAWHASPFGAIMQAIITLIYGCIPVGILWASRGLVNLIAAILANETVPSLRTAAPWVIALALLAILRNVTGTYDSYLRWKMQGRIKLHQQRALIEAATHINFALFDQPQTYDLIQRARQALGHRLTNVLRFVTEIGQLLVTLVGYGVLLWIADPLLVLVVVLPAIPSAWLKVRSAESGYIHDYDATPIRRMMAYTLSLLLGSSSGQEVRLYGLKDHFFGRWQTNHQKWRKESLAKAWLQARASIGTTVAEVLAYSVAIFILAARIVDGQLTIGDYVVLIGAAATFQGNLESLLSAIEDTLQDLPLLRDLQAFLERAKTDRSQSGDETFPQALKHGLEVRNLRFRYPEGDEDVLEDINFQVRPGEIVSIVGVNGAGKSTLIKLLLGLYQPDAGTVHYDGVNVTSINPEQVARNCAAVFQDFARFHRPLREELNPGPPNFHIDDETLRRVIYEVGLADRFQTFSRGLDTFLNPSLGEEGTGVELSGGEWQKVALARALVRNPQVLVLDEPTAALDPQAEVELYQRFIKLAAGRMTFLISHRIGSARLADRILVLDAGKIVEDGTHDVLLARNGRYAQFFRAQAQWYQ; encoded by the coding sequence ATGGACTCCAATTCTTCCGACTCCCCCAACACAGCATCCGTATCCCGTCCATCGGCGGTAAAGACGCTCCGTCGGTTCTGCTTCGTCGCGTGGCACGCCAGCCCGTTCGGCGCGATTATGCAGGCAATCATAACGCTCATATACGGGTGTATTCCTGTTGGCATACTCTGGGCAAGTCGAGGGCTCGTGAACCTCATTGCGGCGATTCTTGCCAACGAAACAGTACCGAGTTTACGTACCGCAGCACCGTGGGTGATCGCATTGGCACTTCTGGCGATCCTCAGAAATGTTACTGGCACTTATGATAGCTACTTGCGCTGGAAGATGCAGGGACGCATTAAACTCCACCAGCAGCGCGCCCTGATAGAAGCCGCGACGCATATCAATTTCGCGCTTTTTGATCAACCGCAGACCTATGATTTGATACAACGGGCGCGGCAAGCACTCGGCCATCGCCTCACCAATGTCTTGCGATTCGTCACAGAGATCGGACAACTCCTTGTAACCCTTGTCGGATATGGTGTGCTTTTGTGGATCGCGGATCCCCTGCTGGTGCTTGTGGTCGTGTTACCCGCCATTCCTTCCGCATGGCTCAAAGTCAGATCCGCCGAGAGCGGATATATTCACGATTACGATGCGACACCGATCCGTCGCATGATGGCGTATACGCTCAGTTTATTGCTCGGTTCATCCTCTGGACAAGAAGTGCGGCTCTATGGACTGAAGGATCACTTTTTTGGACGCTGGCAAACGAATCACCAAAAATGGCGAAAAGAATCGCTTGCCAAAGCCTGGCTACAAGCAAGAGCTTCCATCGGTACAACCGTTGCTGAAGTGCTTGCCTATTCAGTCGCGATTTTCATACTTGCAGCTCGAATTGTGGATGGACAGTTAACCATCGGCGATTATGTCGTCCTTATCGGTGCAGCAGCGACTTTTCAAGGAAATCTTGAAAGTTTGCTTTCAGCGATAGAAGATACCCTGCAAGATTTGCCGTTGCTCCGAGATTTGCAGGCCTTCCTCGAACGCGCAAAGACCGATCGCAGTCAGTCAGGAGATGAGACGTTTCCACAGGCCCTAAAACACGGACTGGAGGTGCGCAACCTTCGGTTCCGATACCCAGAAGGGGACGAGGACGTGTTAGAGGACATAAACTTTCAAGTGCGTCCGGGTGAGATCGTCAGCATCGTTGGTGTCAACGGTGCGGGAAAGTCAACGCTCATCAAATTATTGCTCGGTTTGTATCAGCCCGATGCGGGGACTGTCCACTATGATGGCGTGAACGTTACTTCGATAAACCCTGAACAGGTCGCACGGAACTGTGCCGCTGTTTTTCAGGATTTCGCACGATTCCATAGACCCCTTCGGGAAGAATTGAATCCAGGGCCCCCGAACTTTCACATTGACGACGAAACGCTCCGGCGCGTTATCTATGAAGTCGGACTTGCGGATCGTTTTCAAACCTTTTCACGCGGTTTGGATACGTTTCTGAATCCGTCACTCGGTGAAGAAGGGACAGGTGTCGAGCTCTCTGGCGGTGAATGGCAGAAAGTCGCGCTCGCGCGCGCTTTGGTCCGAAACCCACAAGTCCTTGTGCTTGACGAACCGACTGCCGCCTTGGACCCACAAGCTGAGGTCGAACTCTACCAACGTTTCATTAAACTCGCAGCAGGACGCATGACATTCCTGATTTCGCATCGTATCGGATCCGCACGGCTTGCAGACCGTATCTTGGTATTAGATGCGGGTAAAATTGTTGAAGACGGCACACACGATGTCCTGCTTGCCAGAAATGGACGCTATGCCCAATTTTTCAGAGCACAGGCACAATGGTACCAATAA
- a CDS encoding ABC transporter permease, whose protein sequence is MKFYEGFSTGLSVIRQEKLRSALTMLGIVIGVAAVLAMLAIGDGAKRIVMQEFEKFGGHFTVRRNPWIWRGDRVFPNRSGEYIKYEDILAIEAECPSVEFVNPSVSSEILAQTSDGASKWTECEGVSSHFPTGMKWEIKHGRFFSENEFNNRRKVCLLGLEVATELFGDQNPAGKEIKLSLQGGRPNRFLILGVMAERGTSLQYGFSWDDIVFVPLTTAQDRFKGKHYVNYINVRAIDANSIEKAAEEVKAVLRKRHRNQDNFFDISFATAAVQELDKISRIIKIMLSSIAAFSLFVGSVGIMNMMLVSVNQRTREIGIRRAIGAKRRDLFLQFLIEAVVMCGIGGLLGIGFGIGIGYACSHIAVKIVKVIPHWPVALSLEWMAVSVGISTFIGIAFGLYPAVRASQISPIEALRTE, encoded by the coding sequence TTGAAATTCTACGAAGGATTTTCAACAGGACTCTCTGTTATTCGGCAGGAGAAATTGCGCTCAGCACTCACAATGCTCGGCATCGTCATTGGCGTTGCTGCCGTCCTCGCCATGCTCGCTATCGGTGATGGCGCGAAACGCATCGTCATGCAAGAATTTGAAAAATTTGGCGGTCACTTTACGGTGAGACGGAATCCTTGGATTTGGCGTGGTGACCGCGTCTTCCCAAACCGTAGTGGTGAGTATATCAAATACGAAGACATCCTTGCAATCGAGGCTGAATGCCCGTCTGTCGAATTTGTCAACCCCAGTGTGTCTTCTGAAATCCTTGCACAAACCAGTGATGGTGCCTCGAAATGGACAGAATGCGAGGGCGTTAGTTCCCACTTCCCAACTGGGATGAAGTGGGAAATTAAACACGGGCGTTTCTTCTCCGAAAATGAGTTCAATAACCGCAGAAAAGTCTGTTTGCTTGGTTTAGAAGTCGCAACGGAACTTTTTGGAGATCAGAACCCCGCTGGCAAAGAGATCAAACTCTCGCTTCAAGGTGGCAGACCTAATCGTTTTCTCATCTTGGGCGTAATGGCTGAACGCGGCACAAGCCTCCAATACGGCTTCAGCTGGGACGACATCGTTTTCGTCCCTTTGACGACTGCACAAGACAGGTTTAAAGGAAAGCACTATGTCAACTATATCAACGTCAGGGCAATAGACGCTAATTCTATCGAGAAAGCCGCTGAAGAGGTCAAAGCCGTTCTCAGAAAACGCCATCGCAACCAAGACAACTTTTTCGATATTAGTTTCGCGACCGCAGCCGTCCAAGAACTCGATAAGATTAGTCGCATTATCAAAATTATGCTGAGCAGTATTGCTGCGTTTTCGTTGTTTGTTGGAAGCGTCGGCATTATGAACATGATGCTGGTATCAGTAAATCAACGCACCCGTGAAATCGGCATCCGTCGCGCCATTGGGGCAAAACGGAGAGACCTTTTCCTGCAGTTTTTGATTGAGGCGGTTGTGATGTGCGGTATCGGGGGTTTATTGGGTATAGGATTCGGCATCGGTATCGGATATGCTTGTTCACACATCGCTGTCAAAATCGTTAAAGTGATTCCACACTGGCCCGTTGCGCTTTCACTTGAATGGATGGCGGTTTCTGTTGGCATATCAACCTTCATCGGTATTGCCTTTGGACTCTATCCGGCAGTAAGAGCCTCACAAATCTCGCCTATTGAGGCATTGAGAACGGAATGA
- a CDS encoding ABC transporter ATP-binding protein, which produces MQNTNGKLKTWGLAAKESFLAYVRTLVIIWQSGPFAVLGMTLLTLSLGVVPACQFFVTEHLVNAITAAIGDANWWRMVLPWLIGLLSLRILSVAVDLLREPLYIHLGENIEIWINESVTRKVDTTELIDLQTGEFQNALERARGVSGLALQEILWYFVDSLQQFISIVTLGILLWRYHPLLALLPALTGMASWWSDARFTVDLYDFDVEQTPQRRERDALEGTLTDRGTGKEVRLYQAQDLWIERWHKLGQGLIDGQMGIRRRKFSVCLSLDMTRGLLYAASLILLLFEVFRGDLTVGTYIAAAAALVQLDGIWNEIAGRFQGIVELMRPLFGDLYQFLDRKSAKMTQERKDPSDTNGNELIGNRAVQDIGIENVSFSYPNSQELVLNHVNLTLKKGERVALVGPNGAGKTTLARLLLGLYHPRTGTIHIGNVPLNEENRQEWLMQCSAVFQDFTQYHLTARENIIFGDLEHPERMETASVAGGAATVVDGLTESYETVLGPTFGGRDLSGGEWQRLATARSFMRETPWLVVLDEPTAALDPLAEQAVYERFIERSAGRTSVLISHRLSSVRTCDRILVLDNGRIVEDGDHETLLAEDGLYAQFFKAQAQWYV; this is translated from the coding sequence ATGCAAAACACGAATGGGAAACTGAAAACTTGGGGATTAGCTGCTAAAGAAAGTTTCCTCGCTTATGTCCGAACGCTGGTTATTATTTGGCAAAGCGGACCTTTCGCCGTCTTGGGCATGACGCTTCTTACCTTATCGCTTGGGGTTGTCCCGGCGTGCCAGTTCTTTGTAACAGAGCATCTCGTGAATGCAATAACTGCTGCGATAGGCGACGCAAACTGGTGGCGAATGGTCCTACCGTGGCTCATCGGATTGCTAAGTTTACGCATTCTTAGCGTCGCTGTTGACTTACTTCGCGAACCGTTGTATATCCACTTAGGCGAAAACATTGAAATCTGGATTAATGAGAGCGTTACTCGGAAAGTGGATACGACAGAACTTATCGACTTACAGACCGGAGAATTTCAGAATGCCCTTGAGCGGGCGCGTGGTGTCTCCGGGCTTGCGCTTCAGGAAATCCTCTGGTATTTCGTTGACAGTCTTCAACAATTCATCAGTATTGTTACACTTGGGATTCTGCTCTGGCGGTACCATCCGTTGTTGGCACTGCTGCCCGCTTTAACGGGTATGGCTTCTTGGTGGAGCGATGCGCGTTTCACGGTAGACCTTTACGATTTTGATGTAGAGCAGACACCACAACGCCGAGAACGAGATGCGTTAGAAGGAACGCTGACCGACCGTGGCACCGGTAAAGAAGTTCGATTATACCAAGCGCAGGACTTATGGATAGAACGGTGGCATAAATTAGGACAGGGATTGATAGACGGACAAATGGGAATCCGACGACGTAAATTTTCAGTCTGTCTCTCCCTTGACATGACTCGCGGGTTGTTATATGCCGCCTCACTTATCCTTTTGTTGTTTGAGGTCTTTCGTGGCGATTTGACGGTTGGCACTTATATCGCTGCTGCCGCTGCTCTGGTTCAATTGGATGGTATTTGGAACGAGATAGCGGGTCGATTTCAAGGGATTGTAGAATTGATGCGTCCATTGTTTGGGGACCTGTATCAGTTTTTAGATAGAAAGTCCGCGAAGATGACTCAGGAGCGTAAGGACCCATCGGACACGAATGGCAATGAATTAATTGGAAACAGGGCGGTTCAAGATATTGGGATAGAAAACGTTTCATTTTCGTACCCAAATTCGCAAGAACTTGTGCTAAACCATGTAAACTTAACATTGAAAAAAGGGGAGCGCGTCGCACTTGTTGGACCTAACGGTGCTGGGAAGACCACATTGGCACGCCTACTCTTAGGACTCTACCATCCGCGCACAGGCACGATTCATATAGGGAATGTCCCTTTAAACGAAGAAAATCGTCAGGAGTGGTTGATGCAGTGCAGTGCTGTCTTTCAAGACTTCACGCAGTACCATCTCACCGCACGTGAGAATATTATCTTTGGTGACTTGGAACACCCCGAACGCATGGAAACGGCATCTGTTGCTGGTGGTGCCGCTACAGTTGTTGACGGGCTTACAGAAAGCTATGAGACTGTCCTCGGCCCTACCTTTGGCGGACGCGATCTTTCTGGCGGTGAATGGCAACGTCTCGCAACAGCGCGGAGTTTTATGCGCGAAACACCTTGGCTGGTTGTCCTTGACGAACCGACTGCTGCCCTTGATCCGCTCGCGGAACAGGCGGTTTATGAACGGTTTATTGAGCGGAGTGCCGGACGGACATCGGTGCTTATCTCGCACCGCCTCTCTTCTGTCCGCACCTGTGACAGGATCCTCGTCCTGGATAACGGCAGAATTGTGGAAGACGGGGACCATGAAACATTATTGGCAGAAGATGGACTGTATGCACAGTTTTTTAAAGCACAGGCGCAGTGGTATGTTTGA
- a CDS encoding sigma-70 family RNA polymerase sigma factor — translation MERENDVQLIYKILSGNDEAFATLVRRHQKGVHALAWRKVGDFHAAEEITQDTFLQVYRKLTQLKNPKQFSGWMYVIASRLCLKWIRKNKVVTQSFDDTHTGEMERASYNRYVSDQREMEDREHRREVVKTLLSKLPESERTVVTLHYLSEMKVKEIGKFLGVSANTIKSRLRRGRKRLQEQGEEVLVRETLQGIQFPTDVTARIMRQVADMKPAPVPVGKPLLPWAALGTAAVLVLLIFGASHQYLTRFQKPYSFEAEAEPTIEIIDTLIVLDTPAKPAVRNQVGHDATPGKDSSTGTQAADTTTTSAASTDANTFSKAQWTQSNAPPAGYVRNIFAASDGNLYTVSPTGIYRASVDETRWTRVNTSVPYTYDPMPIVEYNGALYIVSEDEIFTSVDRGDTWQTLGPRPKGRTVGFVITDASEQQGVPIGMIMYLAVRDTGIFRSTDRGTQWDPLNSGLADRIITAAANIDKTVFVGTESGLYRIESETWKKLPLGTSDAVCSLTVSGKNLYAGTSPEILVRYPLPMDVYEAVQEKEDRAVYSVRSFRSADMGASWTEIMHAHTSRPMILPSGVMVLDVGETLLVLSAFPSRSTDGGQTWTELKTDTHFMTVSSLGVAAINERTFYKVGVFGIQRTTDAGESWHLFMDGMLGTRMRELVAFNDKLYAFTGYEVHESTDSGVSWRKVRIDGENNSGIGHKHNSKLLVDGNTLYFAFLVEDALRVCRLSEDGRTLTPIQGVPAFDETLSLKLWENDEKVKDAQSSDGVDMRHIVFEEEVRGQTTTISDGTFYVEYRRRLFKWKPGDPQWTNMGLIDTSRLLGDDFRNGFKLAVLGETVARPVIVKFTVDATTVYGISDEGTYRLDAQNQWEKISSGTLGEVAALVVMNDRLYSASANEGIFHISLAEE, via the coding sequence ATGGAAAGAGAAAACGATGTTCAACTGATTTATAAAATTTTGTCCGGAAACGATGAGGCGTTCGCGACTTTAGTGCGTAGACATCAGAAGGGTGTTCATGCGCTTGCGTGGCGGAAAGTCGGTGATTTTCATGCTGCTGAGGAGATTACACAAGACACATTCCTTCAGGTCTATAGGAAACTCACGCAGCTCAAGAATCCCAAGCAGTTTTCGGGATGGATGTATGTCATTGCCAGTCGATTGTGCCTTAAATGGATTCGCAAGAACAAAGTTGTCACGCAATCGTTCGACGACACGCACACCGGAGAAATGGAGAGAGCCTCTTATAACCGTTATGTATCCGATCAACGTGAAATGGAGGATAGAGAACATCGCCGCGAAGTTGTCAAAACACTTTTGTCAAAGCTGCCGGAGAGTGAACGCACAGTGGTTACGCTCCATTATCTCAGCGAAATGAAGGTAAAGGAAATTGGGAAGTTCTTGGGTGTATCGGCAAACACGATTAAAAGTCGGCTGCGCCGTGGGCGCAAACGCTTGCAGGAACAAGGGGAAGAAGTCCTGGTTCGCGAAACACTGCAAGGTATCCAATTCCCCACCGATGTAACCGCGCGCATTATGCGTCAAGTCGCTGACATGAAACCGGCTCCCGTTCCGGTTGGAAAGCCGTTGTTGCCGTGGGCAGCTCTCGGTACGGCTGCGGTTCTGGTACTGTTGATATTCGGGGCAAGCCATCAATATCTAACTCGATTTCAGAAACCTTACAGTTTCGAGGCGGAAGCTGAACCGACGATCGAAATTATTGATACACTGATTGTTCTTGATACGCCAGCGAAACCGGCTGTGCGAAATCAGGTCGGACACGATGCGACCCCCGGTAAAGACAGTAGCACGGGTACGCAAGCCGCTGATACAACCACGACATCTGCTGCATCAACGGATGCCAATACGTTTTCCAAGGCGCAGTGGACGCAGAGCAATGCACCACCAGCGGGTTATGTCCGTAATATCTTCGCCGCATCTGATGGGAATCTCTATACCGTTTCTCCCACAGGTATTTACAGAGCGTCAGTAGACGAAACGCGATGGACGCGCGTCAATACGAGTGTCCCATACACTTACGATCCGATGCCGATAGTAGAATATAATGGAGCCCTTTATATTGTTTCTGAGGATGAGATATTTACGTCAGTGGACAGAGGTGACACATGGCAGACTTTGGGGCCCCGACCAAAGGGCCGTACCGTTGGATTTGTAATCACTGATGCTTCTGAACAGCAAGGCGTTCCTATAGGTATGATAATGTATCTTGCTGTGAGAGATACGGGGATTTTTCGATCGACAGACAGAGGAACGCAATGGGATCCTCTTAACAGTGGCTTGGCAGACAGAATCATCACTGCAGCGGCGAATATTGACAAAACGGTGTTTGTTGGGACAGAGAGCGGTCTCTACCGTATTGAGTCAGAGACTTGGAAAAAACTACCTCTCGGCACTTCGGATGCTGTCTGTTCTTTGACGGTATCTGGTAAGAATCTTTATGCTGGTACATCTCCTGAAATTTTGGTTAGATACCCGCTCCCAATGGACGTATACGAGGCGGTGCAGGAGAAGGAGGATAGGGCGGTATATTCGGTTCGGAGTTTCCGCTCCGCGGATATGGGTGCCTCGTGGACTGAAATCATGCATGCCCATACATCTCGACCGATGATACTACCCTCGGGTGTAATGGTTTTGGATGTTGGCGAAACGCTTTTGGTGTTAAGTGCCTTCCCATCTCGATCAACAGATGGTGGGCAAACGTGGACAGAACTCAAAACCGATACGCATTTTATGACCGTTAGTAGTCTGGGAGTTGCGGCGATCAACGAACGAACGTTTTACAAAGTCGGGGTCTTTGGAATTCAGCGCACTACCGATGCCGGTGAGTCGTGGCACCTATTTATGGACGGGATGCTGGGAACGAGAATGAGGGAATTGGTTGCCTTCAACGACAAGTTATACGCATTTACGGGGTATGAGGTACATGAATCAACCGATAGCGGTGTATCTTGGAGGAAGGTTCGGATTGATGGCGAGAATAACTCTGGTATTGGGCACAAGCATAATTCAAAACTGTTGGTCGATGGTAACACATTGTATTTTGCTTTCCTCGTAGAAGATGCGTTGCGAGTTTGCCGTTTATCTGAAGATGGTAGGACGCTGACCCCAATTCAGGGTGTTCCTGCTTTTGATGAAACCTTGTCTCTTAAGTTGTGGGAAAACGATGAAAAAGTGAAGGATGCTCAGTCATCTGACGGCGTTGACATGAGACATATCGTTTTTGAAGAAGAGGTAAGAGGTCAAACGACTACTATCAGTGATGGGACGTTTTATGTGGAATACAGACGCAGGCTTTTCAAATGGAAACCCGGCGATCCACAGTGGACCAATATGGGATTAATCGACACCAGTCGACTGCTCGGTGACGATTTCAGAAACGGGTTCAAATTGGCGGTTTTGGGTGAAACCGTAGCACGTCCGGTCATCGTTAAATTCACTGTGGATGCGACTACGGTTTATGGTATAAGCGATGAAGGTACTTATCGTTTGGATGCACAGAATCAATGGGAAAAAATTTCTTCAGGAACGTTAGGCGAAGTTGCTGCGCTTGTTGTGATGAACGATAGGCTCTATAGTGCCAGCGCAAATGAGGGGATATTTCATATTTCGCTGGCAGAAGAATAG